One segment of Arthrobacter sp. MMS18-M83 DNA contains the following:
- a CDS encoding ATP-dependent Clp protease ATP-binding subunit, whose translation MFERFTDRARRVVVLAQEEARMLNHNYIGTEHILLGLIQEGEGVAAKALESMSISLEGVREQVQEIIGQGRQAPSGHIPFTPRAKKVLELALREALQLGHNYIGTEHILLGLIREGEGVAAQVLVKLGADLNRVRQQVIQLLSGYQGKEPSGASPGAGPAQAEVLPAGSVVLDQFGRNLTQAARENKLDPVIGRELEMERVMQVLSRRTKNNPVLIGEPGVGKTAVVEGLAQAIVRGDVPGTLKDKQLYTLDLGSVVAGSRYRGDFEERLKKVLKEIRTRGDILLFIDEIHTLVGAGAAEGAIDAASILKPLLARGELQTIGATTLDEYRKHIEKDAALERRFQPIQVQEPSVSLTVEILKGLRDRYEAHHRVTITDGALVAAANLSERYVSDRFLPDKAIDLIDEAGARLRIRRMTPPPELKAMDARIAEVKMEKESAIDAQDFEGAASLRAKEQNLLAERRDKERRWKSGGMDGMAEVNEELIAEVLANSTGIPVFKLTEEESSRLLKMEEELHKRVIGQNEAISSVSRAIRRTRAGLKDPKRPGGSFIFAGPTGVGKTELAKALAEFLFADEEALITLDMSEYSEKHSVSRLFGAPPGYVGYDEGGQLTEKVRRRPFSVVLFDEVEKAHSDLFNSLLQILEDGRLTDSHGRVVDFKNTVIIMTTNLGTRDISKSVATGFQSGTDTTTGYNRMRARVTEELKQQFRPEFLNRVDDVIVFPQLSQEEIIEIVDLMIGRLEQHLADKNMGIELTAAAKVLLATRGYNPAMGARPLRRTIQREIEDQLSEKILFGELHPGDIVVVDVEGEGDDAKFTFAGNAKPRIPDALPAVS comes from the coding sequence ATGTTTGAGAGATTTACGGACCGTGCCCGTCGCGTTGTCGTGCTTGCCCAAGAAGAGGCACGCATGCTCAACCACAACTACATCGGTACCGAGCACATCCTCTTGGGTCTGATCCAAGAGGGTGAAGGCGTTGCCGCGAAAGCGCTTGAGTCCATGAGCATCTCGCTCGAGGGCGTCCGCGAGCAGGTACAGGAGATCATCGGCCAGGGCCGGCAGGCGCCGTCCGGTCACATCCCCTTCACGCCGCGCGCCAAGAAGGTACTTGAGCTCGCACTGCGGGAGGCCCTGCAGCTCGGCCACAACTACATCGGCACCGAGCACATCCTGCTGGGCCTCATCCGTGAGGGCGAAGGGGTTGCCGCGCAGGTGCTCGTCAAGCTTGGCGCGGACCTCAACCGGGTCCGCCAGCAGGTCATCCAGCTGCTCTCCGGCTACCAAGGCAAGGAACCATCCGGCGCCAGCCCAGGTGCCGGACCGGCCCAAGCTGAGGTCCTCCCTGCCGGTTCGGTGGTGCTGGACCAGTTCGGCCGCAACCTCACCCAGGCCGCGCGCGAAAACAAGCTTGATCCGGTGATCGGCCGCGAGCTGGAGATGGAACGCGTCATGCAGGTCCTCTCCCGCCGCACCAAGAACAACCCCGTCCTGATCGGCGAGCCCGGCGTTGGCAAGACTGCCGTCGTCGAAGGCCTCGCCCAGGCGATCGTCCGTGGGGACGTCCCCGGCACTCTCAAGGACAAGCAGCTTTACACCCTCGACTTGGGCTCCGTTGTGGCGGGTTCCCGGTACCGCGGTGACTTCGAAGAGCGGCTGAAGAAGGTCCTCAAGGAGATCCGCACCCGCGGCGACATCCTTTTGTTCATTGACGAGATCCACACCCTGGTGGGCGCCGGTGCGGCAGAGGGTGCCATCGATGCCGCGTCGATTCTTAAGCCATTGCTCGCGAGGGGCGAGCTCCAGACCATTGGGGCCACCACCCTGGATGAGTACCGTAAGCACATCGAGAAGGATGCCGCCCTGGAGCGCCGCTTCCAGCCGATCCAGGTCCAGGAACCCTCAGTCTCCCTCACTGTTGAGATCCTGAAAGGCCTGCGTGACCGCTACGAAGCGCACCACCGCGTGACCATCACCGACGGCGCGCTGGTCGCTGCGGCGAACCTCTCGGAGCGTTATGTCTCCGACCGTTTCCTGCCGGACAAGGCGATCGACCTGATCGACGAAGCAGGTGCCCGCCTGCGCATTCGCCGCATGACCCCACCGCCGGAGCTCAAGGCCATGGATGCGCGCATCGCCGAAGTGAAGATGGAGAAGGAATCGGCCATCGACGCCCAGGACTTCGAAGGCGCCGCCTCGCTGCGCGCGAAGGAGCAGAATCTCCTCGCCGAGCGCAGGGATAAGGAACGCAGATGGAAGTCCGGCGGCATGGACGGCATGGCAGAGGTCAACGAGGAACTGATTGCCGAGGTGCTGGCGAATTCCACCGGTATCCCGGTCTTCAAACTGACCGAGGAAGAATCCAGCCGCCTGCTCAAGATGGAGGAGGAACTTCATAAGAGGGTTATTGGCCAGAATGAGGCGATTAGCTCGGTGTCGCGGGCGATCCGCCGCACCCGTGCAGGCCTCAAGGACCCCAAGCGTCCCGGCGGTTCGTTCATCTTCGCGGGCCCCACCGGCGTCGGCAAGACCGAACTCGCCAAGGCCCTCGCCGAATTCCTCTTCGCCGATGAAGAGGCGCTCATCACGCTGGACATGTCCGAGTACTCGGAAAAGCACTCGGTCTCAAGGTTGTTCGGTGCCCCTCCGGGCTACGTCGGCTACGACGAGGGCGGGCAGCTGACCGAGAAGGTCCGCCGTCGTCCGTTCTCCGTGGTGCTGTTCGATGAAGTGGAGAAGGCCCACTCCGACCTCTTCAACTCGTTGCTGCAAATCCTCGAGGACGGCCGGCTGACGGATAGCCATGGCCGCGTGGTGGACTTCAAGAACACCGTGATCATCATGACCACCAACCTGGGAACCCGCGATATCTCCAAGAGCGTGGCGACAGGCTTCCAGTCCGGCACGGACACCACCACCGGCTACAACCGGATGCGGGCACGGGTGACCGAAGAGCTCAAACAGCAATTCCGCCCCGAGTTCCTCAACCGCGTTGACGACGTCATCGTGTTCCCCCAGCTGAGCCAGGAGGAGATCATCGAGATCGTGGACTTGATGATCGGCCGCCTGGAGCAGCACTTGGCGGACAAGAACATGGGCATCGAGCTCACCGCCGCCGCCAAGGTGCTCCTGGCCACACGTGGCTACAACCCGGCCATGGGCGCCCGGCCGCTGCGACGCACCATCCAGCGCGAGATCGAAGACCAGCTCTCCGAGAAGATCCTCTTCGGAGAACTGCACCCGGGCGATATTGTGGTGGTTGACGTGGAAGGAGAAGGCGACGACGCCAAGTTCACGTTCGCAGGCAATGCCAAGCCGCGCATCCCCGACGCACTGCCCGCCGTAAGTTAG
- a CDS encoding ABC transporter permease subunit has product MSELVTSDPADVGPLLRLVGIDKNFGPVQALVDITLEVPIGKVTALAGDNGAGKSVLIKCVAGIHAPDDGQLFWESKPVRLNSPHEAAALGIETVYQDLALCDNLDIVQNLFLGRERLRHFLLDEESMEVTARETLASLAVTTVRSIRQPVASLSGGQRQSVSIAKSVLWNSKLVIMDEPTAALGVAQTEVVLHLIRQLADRGVAVIVISHNMNDVFEVADRIAVLRLGRLVEVRPVTEMDRQIVVDLMTTGFSDRARPELAPSAPLKRPLPAVKGPLPSTSAALQDEPTTAAAARKAALALNPDITATSLPEYFRAALARVRGGESGVLPVLAGLLLISVLFQSLNPNFLTPGNMVNLLIQGSVFMLLAMGQVFVLLLGEIDLSIGYVGGVGGVIMAELVQESTGWPWWAAIAVGLVSCAGIGVLHGTIITRLGLPSFVVTLGGQLGWLGVMLIILGSGGVVPINDTVINNIASGNLSPITSWILMLVVVGAFSTWTWLRDGRRRNTGLVAPPASVSALKIAAVLAAGVALVWLCNTDRGTLVEISGVPWVLLVVLGVLATWTLLLGRTRFGRYVYAIGGNAEAARRGGVNLARIRTLAFMLASFTAGIGGIVYASRLRSVSTSYDGGTLVLYAVAAAVIGGTSLFGGRGKVLHGVLGGLVIATIDNGMGLQGYSAPAKYVVTALVLVAAVTIDAVARRGRSRT; this is encoded by the coding sequence ATGAGTGAGTTGGTAACCTCGGACCCCGCCGACGTCGGGCCTCTGCTTCGGCTGGTGGGCATCGACAAGAATTTCGGGCCGGTGCAGGCACTGGTCGACATCACCCTTGAGGTGCCGATCGGGAAGGTGACTGCGCTTGCCGGTGACAACGGCGCGGGCAAATCGGTATTGATCAAATGCGTCGCCGGCATTCACGCCCCCGACGACGGCCAGCTGTTTTGGGAAAGCAAGCCCGTACGGTTGAACTCGCCGCACGAAGCCGCCGCGCTTGGCATCGAGACCGTCTATCAGGACCTGGCCCTGTGCGACAACCTCGACATCGTGCAGAACCTGTTCTTGGGCCGCGAGCGGCTGCGCCATTTTCTCCTCGACGAGGAGAGCATGGAGGTCACGGCCAGGGAAACGCTTGCCAGCCTGGCCGTGACCACAGTGCGTTCCATCCGGCAGCCCGTCGCATCGCTGTCCGGTGGGCAACGCCAGTCGGTATCGATCGCGAAATCCGTGCTGTGGAACTCGAAGCTCGTCATTATGGACGAACCGACGGCAGCTCTCGGCGTCGCGCAGACCGAGGTTGTCCTCCACCTTATTCGCCAGCTCGCAGACCGTGGCGTCGCAGTCATCGTTATCTCGCACAACATGAACGACGTGTTCGAGGTTGCCGACCGCATCGCCGTGCTCAGGCTCGGGCGTCTCGTGGAAGTTCGGCCCGTCACAGAAATGGACCGGCAGATCGTGGTCGACCTCATGACCACGGGTTTCTCCGATCGGGCAAGGCCCGAACTTGCGCCGTCGGCGCCGTTGAAACGCCCGCTGCCCGCCGTCAAGGGGCCGCTCCCCTCGACCTCTGCTGCCCTCCAGGACGAGCCGACCACCGCAGCCGCAGCGCGGAAGGCCGCACTGGCGTTGAACCCCGACATCACCGCAACGTCGCTGCCTGAATACTTCCGCGCAGCGCTGGCGCGGGTTCGGGGCGGCGAGAGCGGGGTGTTGCCTGTACTCGCAGGCCTGTTGCTGATCTCTGTGCTGTTCCAATCGCTGAACCCGAACTTCCTGACTCCCGGCAACATGGTGAACCTGCTCATTCAAGGTTCAGTGTTCATGCTGCTGGCGATGGGCCAGGTCTTCGTGCTCCTGCTCGGCGAAATCGACCTCTCAATCGGGTACGTCGGCGGAGTGGGCGGCGTCATCATGGCCGAACTCGTCCAGGAGTCGACCGGCTGGCCGTGGTGGGCGGCTATCGCGGTCGGGTTGGTCAGCTGCGCCGGTATCGGGGTATTGCACGGAACCATCATCACCCGCCTCGGGCTACCGTCATTCGTCGTGACGCTCGGCGGCCAGCTCGGCTGGCTCGGCGTGATGCTCATCATCCTCGGCAGTGGCGGCGTGGTTCCCATCAACGACACCGTCATCAACAACATCGCCAGCGGCAACCTCAGCCCGATCACCAGCTGGATCCTCATGCTCGTCGTCGTCGGAGCGTTCAGCACGTGGACGTGGCTGCGGGACGGCCGCCGTCGTAACACGGGACTCGTCGCGCCGCCAGCCAGCGTGAGCGCCCTGAAGATCGCAGCGGTGCTAGCCGCGGGCGTGGCCCTCGTCTGGCTGTGTAATACCGACCGCGGCACCCTGGTCGAAATCAGCGGGGTGCCGTGGGTGCTACTCGTGGTGCTCGGAGTCCTCGCTACTTGGACGTTGCTGCTCGGGCGCACCCGGTTCGGTCGCTACGTCTACGCTATTGGCGGCAACGCGGAGGCCGCACGGCGGGGAGGCGTGAACCTCGCGCGCATTCGGACCCTCGCCTTCATGCTCGCTTCCTTCACCGCAGGTATCGGCGGAATCGTCTACGCGTCGCGGCTCCGCTCCGTCTCGACGTCGTACGACGGCGGCACGCTGGTTCTTTACGCCGTGGCGGCCGCGGTGATCGGCGGGACTAGCCTGTTCGGGGGGCGGGGCAAGGTACTGCACGGAGTGCTCGGCGGGCTGGTCATCGCGACGATCGATAACGGCATGGGACTGCAGGGCTACAGCGCGCCGGCTAAATACGTAGTCACCGCCCTGGTTCTGGTTGCAGCGGTGACGATCGACGCGGTCGCCCGCCGCGGGCGTTCCCGGACGTAA
- a CDS encoding bifunctional polysaccharide deacetylase/glycosyltransferase family 2 protein → MTGRRLSKRTAPVGVKAHWFILVAVLLALGVALVVQGYMHHLGGIGDDSVPADGPASSVPKSVSQGGPVIDSRGGTVRTVSPPDRTVALTFDDGPDPVWTPQILDVLRKHHVHGTFFVVGSAAIDNPDLLRRITAEGHEIGVHTLTHADLGSAPAWRQQLEVQGGQQTIAGITGHAATLLRPPYSSESDAVRDGTWRAMRAAADQGYLTVLTTKDSEDWRRPGIAAIERNLAPSGPQGQILLMHDGGGDRDQTVAALDSALTTFADQGFRVTTVGDTVGITSMRDASAGEQLSGTAFVWGIRLSDFVITAISWALVAAGIVTVIRAVLVVAFAARHRRVSRRLRAATGGRRRVDVPVRPEVTEPVSVIVPAYNESAGIEAAVRSIVASTHPVEIIVVDDGSTDSTADIVEALGLPGVTVIRKENGGKPSALNAGIAAASHDLVVMVDGDTVFEPDTVHALIQPFADPRVGAISGNTKVANRGGILGAWQHIEYVVGFNLDRRLFDVAECMPTVPGAIGAFRREALHRVGGVSDDTLAEDTDLTMSLCRDGWRVVYQEDARAWTEAPASLGALWKQRYRWCYGTLQAMWKHRGAVVQGGQAGKLGRRGLGYLLVLQVFLPLFAPIVDIFAVYGLIFLDPVRIAELWLVFLLVQFLMAAYAFRLDNERLRPLWTLPLQQFVYRQLMYLVVIQSVVTALAGVHLRWHRMERYGSLRVPPAPQGQR, encoded by the coding sequence GTGACTGGGCGTCGCCTCAGCAAGCGGACTGCTCCGGTTGGTGTCAAGGCACACTGGTTCATCCTTGTGGCCGTCCTGCTGGCGCTTGGTGTTGCGCTTGTGGTGCAGGGATATATGCACCACCTCGGCGGGATCGGCGATGACTCCGTGCCAGCGGACGGGCCCGCAAGTTCCGTCCCGAAGTCCGTCTCCCAGGGCGGTCCGGTCATCGATTCCCGTGGCGGGACTGTCCGCACCGTAAGTCCGCCGGATCGCACTGTCGCCCTGACGTTCGACGACGGACCGGACCCCGTGTGGACTCCGCAGATCCTTGACGTCTTGCGGAAACATCACGTCCATGGGACGTTCTTCGTGGTCGGCTCGGCAGCGATCGACAACCCCGACCTCCTGCGCCGAATTACGGCCGAAGGCCACGAGATCGGCGTTCACACGCTGACCCACGCCGACCTCGGAAGCGCTCCGGCTTGGCGCCAGCAGCTCGAGGTCCAGGGAGGCCAGCAAACGATCGCCGGCATCACCGGCCACGCCGCTACGCTCCTGCGGCCGCCGTACAGCTCTGAGAGCGACGCCGTCAGGGACGGCACCTGGAGAGCGATGCGCGCCGCGGCGGATCAGGGCTACCTCACCGTGCTCACCACCAAGGACAGCGAGGATTGGCGGCGGCCCGGCATCGCCGCGATCGAGCGGAACCTGGCCCCGTCCGGCCCGCAGGGCCAGATCCTCTTGATGCACGACGGCGGTGGAGACCGGGACCAGACGGTCGCGGCGCTCGACTCCGCCCTGACGACGTTCGCGGACCAAGGCTTCCGGGTCACGACGGTGGGCGACACCGTCGGGATCACAAGCATGCGGGACGCATCAGCGGGGGAGCAACTCAGCGGAACGGCGTTCGTGTGGGGCATACGGCTCAGCGATTTTGTCATCACCGCCATTTCGTGGGCTCTCGTTGCGGCGGGAATTGTCACGGTCATCCGTGCCGTACTCGTCGTCGCCTTCGCGGCGCGCCATAGGCGAGTTTCGCGTCGCCTCCGGGCGGCCACCGGCGGCCGCCGGCGGGTGGACGTGCCGGTGCGGCCCGAGGTCACCGAGCCTGTCAGCGTGATTGTGCCCGCCTACAACGAATCGGCAGGCATCGAAGCCGCAGTCCGATCCATCGTTGCCTCGACCCATCCGGTTGAGATCATCGTTGTCGACGACGGATCGACCGACAGTACCGCCGACATCGTGGAAGCGCTTGGGCTGCCGGGCGTCACTGTGATCCGGAAGGAGAACGGCGGTAAGCCGTCGGCCCTGAATGCCGGAATCGCTGCCGCCAGCCACGACCTTGTGGTGATGGTGGACGGCGACACAGTCTTCGAACCGGACACGGTCCATGCCCTCATTCAGCCTTTTGCCGATCCACGGGTGGGCGCGATTTCGGGGAACACCAAGGTAGCCAACCGCGGAGGGATCCTCGGCGCCTGGCAGCACATCGAGTACGTCGTCGGCTTTAATCTGGACCGCCGATTGTTCGACGTTGCGGAGTGCATGCCGACCGTTCCCGGGGCTATCGGTGCCTTCCGGCGCGAAGCCCTCCACCGGGTTGGCGGAGTCAGCGACGACACTCTCGCCGAGGACACGGACCTGACCATGTCCCTGTGCCGCGACGGTTGGCGCGTCGTATACCAGGAGGACGCGAGGGCCTGGACCGAGGCACCCGCGAGCCTGGGCGCGCTCTGGAAGCAGCGATACCGTTGGTGCTACGGCACGCTCCAGGCAATGTGGAAGCACCGCGGCGCGGTAGTGCAGGGTGGCCAGGCCGGCAAGCTCGGCCGGCGAGGGCTCGGTTACCTGCTGGTCCTCCAAGTGTTCCTTCCCTTGTTCGCCCCTATCGTCGATATCTTTGCTGTCTACGGCCTGATATTCCTTGATCCGGTCAGGATCGCGGAACTCTGGCTGGTCTTCCTTCTCGTTCAATTCCTCATGGCCGCCTACGCGTTCCGGCTCGACAATGAACGGCTTCGCCCGCTGTGGACGCTTCCGCTTCAGCAGTTCGTGTATCGGCAGCTCATGTATCTCGTCGTCATCCAGTCGGTGGTTACTGCCCTGGCAGGCGTGCATTTGCGGTGGCATCGAATGGAGCGGTACGGCAGCCTGCGCGTCCCTCCTGCTCCGCAGGGTCAACGGTAG
- a CDS encoding SDR family oxidoreductase, giving the protein MTDSGPVLAVGGTGMLGGQVVSELLARGKQVRALVRPGSDATRLEALGATIARGDMMEPESLLRAMDGVDAVVTSAAGYTRHREGDSPVIDTVGNINLVDAASRAGIRRFVLTSILTCDQTPDVPHFWHKKLTEDRLEELGVPFVALRPGAFLDQITRYGDPFSEGRITWFGSSSVPLTFVLTADLAGYLAAAVEASGVEGQRIDIGWDQPVSMQEIADLSAQLLGRQVQLVLNPINPMAKDLGAMMDWFQSGRYVADTSRQREVFGPPPTAKDAVARLITSLGHPV; this is encoded by the coding sequence ATGACTGATTCCGGACCAGTGCTTGCGGTCGGCGGCACCGGCATGCTGGGTGGCCAGGTGGTGTCCGAGCTGTTGGCGCGAGGGAAGCAAGTCCGTGCCCTGGTGCGCCCGGGTTCGGACGCAACGCGCCTTGAAGCCCTTGGTGCCACGATCGCCCGGGGCGACATGATGGAGCCCGAGTCGCTGCTGCGCGCCATGGACGGCGTTGACGCTGTGGTCACCTCCGCAGCTGGATACACGCGGCACCGGGAGGGCGACAGCCCCGTCATCGACACCGTGGGCAACATCAACCTTGTCGATGCGGCAAGCCGCGCCGGCATTCGCAGATTCGTCCTGACGAGCATCCTCACCTGTGACCAGACCCCGGATGTTCCGCACTTCTGGCACAAGAAACTGACTGAAGATCGCCTCGAAGAACTCGGGGTCCCGTTCGTGGCACTGCGTCCGGGCGCATTCCTTGACCAGATCACTCGCTACGGGGACCCTTTCAGCGAAGGGCGGATCACGTGGTTCGGGTCGTCGAGCGTTCCGCTGACGTTCGTGCTCACCGCCGACCTCGCTGGCTACCTTGCCGCAGCGGTCGAAGCAAGCGGGGTCGAGGGGCAGCGTATCGACATCGGCTGGGACCAGCCCGTAAGCATGCAGGAGATCGCTGACCTCTCCGCCCAGCTGCTCGGCAGACAGGTTCAGCTCGTCCTCAACCCAATCAACCCGATGGCGAAGGACCTTGGCGCCATGATGGACTGGTTCCAAAGCGGCCGCTATGTGGCCGATACCTCACGACAACGCGAAGTGTTCGGCCCTCCTCCAACCGCAAAGGACGCCGTCGCCCGCCTGATCACCAGCCTCGGACATCCAGTCTGA
- a CDS encoding GatB/YqeY domain-containing protein: protein MNTLKDRLHADVVVHMKDHNKTALTTVRNVLGEIETREKSGKTPIQLDDTQVTALLQKEAAKRRDTARIYTEAGEAGRAAAEITEAEVIEAYLPKMLTTTEVEAIVDETIAALKADGQELTIRQMGAVMKPVTAKVAGRFDGKLVSDIVRTRLA, encoded by the coding sequence ATGAACACCCTGAAGGACCGCCTGCATGCCGACGTCGTCGTCCATATGAAGGACCACAACAAGACCGCGCTCACCACGGTGCGCAACGTGCTGGGAGAAATCGAGACGCGCGAGAAGTCCGGTAAGACACCCATCCAACTGGACGACACCCAGGTGACGGCTCTGCTGCAAAAGGAAGCCGCCAAGCGCCGGGACACCGCCCGCATCTACACGGAAGCTGGTGAAGCGGGGCGCGCCGCCGCGGAAATCACCGAAGCAGAAGTCATCGAGGCATACTTGCCCAAGATGTTGACCACAACCGAAGTTGAGGCAATCGTCGACGAAACCATCGCTGCCTTGAAAGCCGACGGCCAGGAGCTCACCATCAGGCAGATGGGTGCAGTGATGAAGCCGGTCACAGCCAAGGTGGCTGGCCGCTTCGACGGCAAGTTGGTCAGCGACATCGTCCGGACCAGACTGGCATAA
- a CDS encoding HNH endonuclease, whose product MAAIILVWNPGLWNAWNYDAVIDHVADAGQFLDRWSVGRHRNIQPGTQAWLLLQGQGQHGRGLIGHGVVMSETYEAQESSDPGSAVRYVNVAFDALLPLGDQIPTSALASEAPGVVWNRVRGSGRAIPPGLERGLQRLWREHGPAASDPSLTVPGTYPEEAVSRVEVNRYERSREARRICLAFHGTSCAACGFSFEVTYGDIGKDFIQVHHVVPVSQLGSGYRLDPVSDLVPLCANCHAMAHHGVGTPRTVAELRRAIAAAGHLSGQVVDDTALAAQDAAHRILEQR is encoded by the coding sequence ATGGCCGCAATCATTTTGGTATGGAATCCAGGCCTTTGGAACGCTTGGAACTACGATGCCGTGATCGATCATGTGGCCGACGCGGGTCAATTCCTTGACCGGTGGAGCGTCGGGCGACACCGGAACATCCAGCCTGGAACACAGGCGTGGCTCCTCCTGCAGGGCCAGGGCCAACACGGGCGCGGGCTCATCGGGCATGGCGTGGTCATGTCCGAAACCTATGAGGCGCAAGAATCCTCCGATCCGGGCAGCGCCGTGCGGTACGTAAACGTCGCTTTCGATGCCTTGCTTCCCCTCGGAGACCAAATACCAACTAGTGCTCTCGCCAGTGAAGCGCCCGGCGTGGTCTGGAACAGGGTCCGCGGTTCCGGGAGGGCCATCCCCCCAGGGCTGGAACGCGGGCTTCAGCGCCTGTGGCGCGAGCACGGACCAGCGGCGTCCGACCCGAGCCTGACAGTTCCCGGAACCTACCCCGAGGAAGCCGTCAGCCGGGTTGAAGTGAACCGCTACGAGCGGAGCCGGGAAGCCCGACGGATCTGCCTGGCTTTCCACGGAACGTCCTGTGCCGCATGCGGCTTCTCCTTCGAAGTCACGTACGGGGATATCGGCAAGGACTTCATCCAGGTCCACCATGTGGTTCCCGTGTCGCAACTCGGTAGCGGCTACCGGCTGGATCCGGTATCGGACCTCGTTCCGCTCTGCGCCAACTGCCACGCAATGGCACACCACGGCGTGGGCACGCCACGCACGGTGGCGGAGCTGCGCAGGGCGATCGCCGCTGCAGGTCACTTGTCCGGCCAAGTAGTGGACGACACGGCATTGGCCGCTCAGGACGCCGCCCACCGGATCCTCGAGCAGCGGTAA
- a CDS encoding YegP family protein: protein MFEVFIDEDTSFRFRLKAPDGTVVAVSRSFPDKLAAVCGISDVRECAGMGLITDLCPEVPVRGPSPTPPVPVAKQASPSAIPHLPVPPRRHNPLPARDRTAQPWHTAERVEAACVGLVEA, encoded by the coding sequence ATGTTTGAAGTCTTCATCGACGAGGACACGAGCTTCAGATTCAGACTCAAAGCACCGGACGGAACCGTGGTGGCAGTCTCCAGGTCCTTTCCCGACAAACTCGCCGCAGTGTGCGGCATCAGTGATGTGCGTGAGTGTGCCGGAATGGGCCTGATCACCGATCTATGCCCGGAAGTACCCGTCCGCGGACCTTCACCAACGCCGCCGGTCCCCGTTGCAAAGCAAGCCAGCCCATCCGCGATTCCACATCTTCCCGTCCCGCCGCGGCGCCACAATCCACTGCCGGCAAGAGATCGAACCGCCCAGCCCTGGCACACCGCGGAACGGGTGGAGGCGGCTTGCGTGGGATTGGTTGAGGCGTAG